From a region of the Pleuronectes platessa chromosome 22, fPlePla1.1, whole genome shotgun sequence genome:
- the LOC128429158 gene encoding CAP-Gly domain-containing linker protein 1-like, translating into MEKPSDKLHSKQSSAKYAIWKRDKIESKHDELNDWWKERDNDKAKVIDTLEGEIEDLQKKLEDGRRREEDLEKSLKESQNEIQKSEQDKAELSVSLYQKSLKHEVTRQMLADTHTQYGAALAEVERRRDSVVAQMQRTMDECRTMAIQTQNAFTDMKNQAKRLEHVVLNLKNELVQMEEGKKRVVENFKDELSQKDKVIENEKQRRKTDKKEAVLDKSEQDKIITEQGERITDLEKEKESLNLLLISTCKKCSVLSNKVEEVEVVKEGMRAVGFEMAAVQETNFLLKSGVNAMRRKIKRLEEERRTEKYQFKEMQEKLTETKQQNVTLTENKRLLISKLKMSEKELNKKQEETRILGTRMLRLNADVESCAQVIHDPRKVKIGVQKMKEQCPSYDKVRVGEETKEDYQLRLYFLNKKLHLSETRHESSIKEGKRLQHQLTEAQDHVHMLRDHFIGLLKEKKLEVENLNKELKNKAKRPPVTKRSPNLPSQAQMQQTSA; encoded by the coding sequence ATGGAGAAACCTTCTGACAAACTACACTCCAAGCAGTCTTCTGCCAAATATGCCATTTGGAAGAGGGATAAGATCGAATCCAAACACGATGAACTAAATGAttggtggaaagagagagataacGACAAAGCGAAAGTTATAGACACGCTTGAGGGAGAAATTGAGGATCTCCAGAAGAAGCTGGAAGATGGCAGACGAAGGGAGGAGGACCTGGAGAAGAGCCTGAAGGAAAGCCAAAATGAGATCCAAAAAAGTGAGCAGGACAAAGCTGAATTAAGCGTGTCATTATACCAAAAGAGCTTAAAACATGAAGTGACCAGACAGATGTTAGCTGACACCCATACGCAATACGGAGCGGCACTAGCTGAGGTTGAAAGAAGGAGGGATTCAGTGGTCGCACAAATGCAAAGAACGATGGATGAATGCAGGACGATGGCGATCCAAACACAGAATGCATTCACGGACATGAAAAATCAGGCAAAACGACTGGAGCATGTGGTGTTAAACCTCAAAAATGAGCTCGTTCAgatggaggaggggaagaagagggTCGTTGAGAACTTCAAAGACGAACTGTCCCAAAAGGACAAAGTTATTGAGAacgagaaacagaggaggaagacggaTAAAAAGGAGGCTGTCCTCGATAAATCAGAGCAGGATAAAATAATAACAGAGCAGGGTGAGCGGATCACAGActtggagaaggagaaagagtcaTTGAACCTTCTACTGATCTCTACCTGCAAGAAATGTTCGGTTCTCTCCAACAAAGTTGAGGAGGTAGAAGTTGTAAAAGAGGGAATGAGAGCAGTGGGGTTTGAAATGGCCGCTGTACAGGAAACCAACTTTCTTCTTAAGTCGGGAGTGAATGCAATGAGGAGAAAGATCAAGCGACTGGAGGAGGAAAGACGGACAGAAAAATATCAATTTAAGGAAATGCAAGAAAAGCTGACTGAGACCAAGCAACAAAACGTCACACTGACTGAAAATAAGAGACTTTTAATCAGTAAATTAAAGATGAGCGAGAAGGAGTTGaacaagaagcaggaggagaccaGAATCCTAGGGACACGTATGCTGCGTCTCAACGCGGATGTAGAGTCTTGTGCCCAAGTTATCCATGACCCCAGGAAAGTAAAAATCGGGgtacagaaaatgaaagaacaaTGCCCAAGTTATGATAAAGTGAGGGTGGGTGAAGAAACCAAAGAAGACTACCAGCTTCGCCTCTACTTTCTGAATAAAAAGTTGCATCTCAGTGAAACGCGCCATGAGAGTTCCATAAAGGAGGGGAAACGTTTACAGCATCAGCTGACGGAAGCACAGGACCACGTGCACATGCTGAGGGATCATTTCATCGGATTACTCAAGGAGAAAAAGTTGGAGGTAGAAAATTTGAACAAAGAACTGAAGAACAAAGCAAAACGTCCTCCAGTGACAAAGAGGTCCCCCAACCTGCCCAGTCAGGCCCAAATGCAGCAGACGAGTGCATAG